CATCCATCCGGCCATATAAGGTCACACGATACAATCGATCGGCATGGGTATGATAGCGGTCATAACTCAATTCATGCAGTACGAACAGCACAATCAGCAGGCAGGTTGCCAGCCCTATAGCTAAGCCGACAATATTGATAGCAGTAAACGCCTTGTGCCGCCACAGATTGCGGAAAGCGATGGTCAGATAGTTTGATAACATAGCAGAAAGCATGGGTTTAGGGTACTTATGTTCAATGGTTCTGGAAGGCTCAGCTGTTTGTCGTTTGGCAAAGAATGGAGTCAAGCAATGAAGTACAGCCCGGATGTATGCACGTCGGGCGCGGGTAGGCCCTATCTCAATTACCTGTTTATGAAAGGTTTCGTGTAAGTCGCCCTGCACATACTCCAGTAAGTGGGGAGCAACAAACCATTCCAGGAGTCTGTCAGCCCAGCGAGGTGGTGATTGTCGGCCAGATTGTGAGGAAGTAGGCTTTCTACCCATGCGTTTATTAAATCTTAAAGACCCAGAAGTTGAAATTTGCCTTGAGGAATAGCCTCCCAAAGTCGGGTTCGCATCTGCTGAATCTCCAGCAGCACCCTTCCCCCTTCGGTTGTAAGGCTAAACAAACGCTTGCTTCGTCCTCCTCGTTCGGCCGTTGCACCACCCACTGAGGAGGTCAGAAAGCCCTTTTCTTCGAGTCGATACAGGGTCGTATGTATAGCACTGATGGTGAAGCTTCGACCGGTTTGTTGCTGAAGTTGCTCCAAAACCGGCACCCCATATACATCCTCCGTGCTGGCAGCCACTACCAGAAGCACCATTTCTTCTAACTCACCCAATACAGTCTTTTTCATACAATATGCTTACTCAGACATTAGATACAATATTTTAAATCAAATATAAGGCCAGACTAAAAAAAGCCCTTTAGAGTGCATATTCGCCTATAAGGATAAAAAACACTGTCCAGAAACGGACGAATGGCTGTCCATGATTGGACGATGAATCATACGGTAACTAAAATAAGCCGTTTGTAAAAAAACTAATTGCGTTATAAGCACAACAAATTACCTTCATACGTATTTTTACAAAAGCAATTGGTTTATCCGGGCCTAATTACTCCCTCCCTATGAAGCCACTCTACCTACTCCGCTATCCTTATATTGTTGCTATTGGCTTATTGGCCGGCGTTTTAAGCAGTTGCTCGCCCACCATTACGGCCTATCAGCTCGAACCGGTTTCGGGCGATGTGGCTCGAATTGACGGGCGACAGGTTACAAAGGCAGAGCAAAATGGGGTGAGTGTGGTCGCTTCGTTTGAAAAGGAAGATCTGGAATACGTTGCCCTCGACATTGAACTAAAAAATCATACCGATCACCCGATTGACATCAACCCGGCCGATTTTCATTTTAAAGCGCTAAACTCGGTGAATGATACACTCACCGACCCACTTAATCCGAACTTAATCCTGACTCGTTCGGCAGCCGACCCATCGTATGAAGTAGGGCGCATGGACCTGAAACGAAAAGAAGAAACCAGGCGACTAAAACGCGCCAAGGTGATTAACACGCTCCTGATGGTAGCTGTCATTGCAGCCGATGCGTCATCGTCCAGCAATAGCCGTACCTACAGCGAATACCTCAGAAATAGAACCTTGAGCAACCTGGCTTATCAATCGCTGGCCGTGAAGCGAGTGGTAAACTACAGTAACTTCGCCAATCGGATGCAGCGTTATGACTACGAAGAATACCGTTGGCGTGAATTAGCCCTTAAAGCGGGAACACTCCCAGCCGGTCAATCGGTGAGAGGCTTAGTCTATTTACCCAAAGTGCCAAACGCAACCTATCTGGCTATTAGCTATACCGTCCCTGAGCTGTCTACAATCCCCTTACTGTTCAAACAGGAACTTGTACAGCAAAAAAAGCACCCCAGAAGACGATAAGCGTGTTTACTAATCATCATCGTCCTCTTCAAATGCCTGCTGAGCCCGTTTTAGCTCTTGTAGGGCTTTCTGGTTTTGCTGTTTCTGAGCCAGCGCAATTCCTTTTTCGTATAACTCAGCCGTATACTCACGCTCAGCCCGCTCGGCATATAAAGCTGCTGCGTGGTAATAAGTAGGCAGATAATCCGGATGTTTAGCCAGCAGCTGATCGAAATAAACACGGGCTTCCTCCGGTCGACTACTGAGGTATTCCATCGCCAGTGCATAAACATTGAACGGCTCATCCGGTTCTTCTTCTATAAATTGCTTTAATTGCTCAATACGTATGGTATTCATCCGTTCAAGAAAAATAGTATGCTTGCATACTATTTTTTAAGTTTGATTAGTATTTTTGAGCCGTAAAAGTAGTCATGATTGCCCGTCAGTAGCAGTAAACAAGCCCCTGACGGCTAACAATAACCGACGATTCACTCTTAAAACCCCAGAAAGCATGAAAATACTAGTGTGTGTGACGAGTGTCCCCGACACCACTACCAAGATTGCCTTCACTGATAACAACACGAAATTAAATAAGGCAGGCGTCACGTTTATCACGGGCCCTTACGATGATTATGCATTGGCGCGGGCGGTTGAACTGAAAGAGAAAACCGGTGCTACAATTACGGTTCTGAACGTAGGGGAAGCTGATGCCGAACCCGTTATCCGTAAATGCCTGGCTATCGGTGCTGATGATGCCATCCGGGTCAATGCCGAGCCAACCGATGCGTACTTCGTATCCGAACAAATTGCTGCCATCGCTAAAGAAGCCAATTACGACCTGATTCTGATGGGTCGCGAATCGA
This window of the Spirosoma aerolatum genome carries:
- a CDS encoding PadR family transcriptional regulator; translation: MKKTVLGELEEMVLLVVAASTEDVYGVPVLEQLQQQTGRSFTISAIHTTLYRLEEKGFLTSSVGGATAERGGRSKRLFSLTTEGGRVLLEIQQMRTRLWEAIPQGKFQLLGL
- a CDS encoding enzyme of heme biosynthesis, coding for MNTIRIEQLKQFIEEEPDEPFNVYALAMEYLSSRPEEARVYFDQLLAKHPDYLPTYYHAAALYAERAEREYTAELYEKGIALAQKQQNQKALQELKRAQQAFEEDDDD